From the genome of Zalophus californianus isolate mZalCal1 chromosome 6, mZalCal1.pri.v2, whole genome shotgun sequence, one region includes:
- the C6H15orf39 gene encoding uncharacterized protein C15orf39 homolog isoform X2 — protein MAEKRPLGTLGPVMYGKLPRLEADSGPGHSLPPSAGNQDPCSYKGAYFSCPMGSAPKAGSERLASWTPYPPLYPTSVAGPPLRTDSLLTSCLLHRSPAESSEKVQDPGPVELLPLGPQSHSYPGPPLAAPKPVYRNPLCYGLSTCLGDGAAKRPLDVDWTMMTGPLLTPADPSCSLTPTPGKGPSLDGTFLRGVPAGKNSVSFSPCQAFLEKYRTIHSTGFLASKYAGPYSGDPKQALSDGPPSPWTQLAQPLGPACQDTVPTPYPLPHPPQALPCPTACRHPEKQGSYSSVLPLQPVGAHKGAGYPAGGLSSPYLRQQAAQAPYMPAVGLDTFSYPSAPLPAPSPGLKLEPPLAPRCPLDFAAPQTLGFPYARDDLTLCGASPGLGGTPPSQNNVQAVPQPSAFQRACQPLPVSQPCPEPGRPAEEKMWLPSCRKEQLRPQLGEHPGAPIVIGDSPVPRTPPALPPCARECQSLAPNEGALPPSSPPMPIIDNVFSLAPYRDYLDVPAPKDTAEPEPVPAPGESPAKDWGGGLPARDALSKAHCSLREEVALDLSVKKPVAEAPIRVPSPAVRAKPTAALDAPAVGNTVSDLPDLEKMVSEAPGLPGVPATTEAAPRTNFHSSVAFMFRKFKILRPAPLAAATAPSAPTPAPASAQPVPTPTSVPLGLQILTQPLPVACFNLALPSPPAVAMASPTLAPAPSPAPAQAPAPASTPAAADSPEQHFTGLHASLCDAISGSVAHSPPEKLREWLETAGPWGRAAWQDCQAVQGLLGKLLSQLQSFVCTQQCPFPHVVRAGAIFVPIHLVKERLFPRLPPASVDHVLQEHRVELRPTTLSEERALRERALHGCTSRMLKLLALRQLPDIYPDLLGLQWRDCVRRQLGEHGAAPVATGAV, from the coding sequence CGTGGCAGGACCCCCTCTTCGGACGGACAGCCTGTTGACCAGCTGCCTGCTCCACCGCTCACCAGCAGAAAGCTCTGAGAAGGTGCAGGACCCTGGTCCTGTTGAGCTCCTGCCCCTCGGTCCCCAGTCTCATTCCTACCCAGGCCCACCGTTGGCGGCACCCAAACCTGTCTACCGGAACCCTCTGTGTTATGGGCTCTCGACTTGCCTGGGGGATGGGGCAGCGAAGAGGCCACTGGACGTTGATTGGACGATGATGACTGGACCCCTCTTAACCCCGGCTGACCCATCTTGTTCTCTGACCCCAACTCCTGGCAAGGGCCCATCCCTAGATGGCACCTTCTTGCGTGGGGTGCCAGCTGGCAAAAATTCAGTAAGCTTCTCCCCGTGCCAGGCATTTCTGGAGAAGTATCGGACCATCCACAGCACAGGCTTCCTGGCCTCCAAGTATGCAGGTCCTTACTCTGGGGATCCCAAGCAGGCATTGTCCGATGGACCCCCCAGTCCTTGGACCCAGCTGGCCCAACCCCTGGGGCCAGCCTGCCAGGATACAGTGCCTACCCCCTACCCGCTCCCTCACCCTCCACAGGCTCTGCCTTGCCCAACAGCCTGTCGCCACCCAGAGAAGCAGGGCAGCTATAGCTCAGTGCTTCCGCTACAGCCTGTGGGAGCCCACAAGGGGGCTGGGTACCCAGCTGGTGGGCTGAGCAGCCCCTACCTGAGGCAGCAGgccgcccaggcaccctatatGCCCGCAGTGGGCCTGGATACTTTTTCCtacccctctgccccactcccagcACCCTCACCAGGCCTCAAGCTGGAGCCACCTCTTGCTCCCCGGTGCCCACTGGACTTTGCTGCCCCCCAGACACTGGGCTTTCCTTACGCCCGTGATGACCTCACTCTCTGTGGAGCATCCCCAGGGCTTGGAGGGACGCCACCTTCCCAAAACAATGTACAGGCTGTGCCGCAGCCCAGTGCCTTCCAGCGAGCATGCCAGCCCCTACCCGTCAGCCAGCCCTGCCCAGAGCCCGGGAGGCCTGCAGAGGAGAAGATGTGGCTGCCCAGCTGCAGGAAAGAGCAGCTCCGGCCCCAGCTCGGTGAGCACCCCGGAGCACCCATTGTCATTGGAGATAGCCCGGTTCCACGCACCCCTCCGGCGCTCCCGCCCTGCGCCCGGGAGTGCCAGTCTCTTGCGCCAAACGAGGGCGCGCTGCCGCCCAGCTCTCCACCCATGCCGATTATCGACAATGTCTTCAGCCTGGCCCCCTACCGGGACTATCTGGACGTTCCGGCACCCAAGGACACAGCTGAGCCTGAGCCAGTCCCAGCCCCCGGTGAGAGCCCTGCCAAAGACTGGGGGGGGGGCCTGCCTGCCCGGGATGCCCTTTCGAAGGCTCACTGCTCACTTAGAGAGGAGGTAGCCCTGGACTTAAGTGTGAAGAAGCCTGTGGCAGAGGCTCCCATCAGGGTTCCTAGTCCTGCGGTGCGTGCCAAGCCCACGGCAGCCCTGGATGCACCAGCTGTGGGGAACACAGTCTCGGATCTGCCAGACCTGGAAAAGATGGTCTCGGAGGCACCGGGGCTGCCTGGGGTACCGGCGACCACCGAGGCCGCCCCGCGGACCAACTTCCACAGCTCCGTGGCCTTCATGTTCCGAAAATTCAAGATCCTCCGGCCAGCACCCTTGGCTGCAGCCACGGCCCCATCGgcgcccacccctgcccctgcgtCTGCCCAGCCTGTACCAACCCCCACATCCGTGCCCCTTGGTCTCCAGATTCTCACACAGCCCTTGCCTGTGGCCTGCTTCAATCTGGCGCTGCCCAGCCCTCCAGCCGTAGCCATGGCCTCCCCAACCCTGGCCCCGGCCCCATCACCTGCCCCGGCCCAGGCTCCGGCTCCAGCTTCTACCCCCGCGGCGGCGGACTCTCCAGAGCAACACTTCACAGGACTGCACGCTTCCCTGTGCGATGCCATCTCGGGCTCAGTGGCACACTCCCCGCCCGAGAAGCTGCGTGAGTGGCTCGAGACGGCCGGGCCTTGGGGCCGGGCGGCGTGGCAGGACTGCCAGGCTGTGCAGGGGCTGCTGGGCAAGCTGCTGTCGCAGCTGCAGAGCTTCGTGTGCACACAGCagtgccccttcccccatgtgGTGCGGGCCGGGGCCATCTTCGTGCCCATCCACCTGGTGAAGGAGCGGCTCTTCCCACGGCTGCCTCCCGCCTCCGTGGACCACGTGCTGCAGGAGCACCGCGTGGAGCTGCGGCCCACCACGCTGTCCGAGGAGCGGGCGCTGCGCGAGCGGGCCCTGCACGGCTGCACGTCACGCATGCTCAAGTTGCTGGCGCTGCGCCAGCTGCCCGACATCTACCCCGACCTGCTGGGCCTGCAGTGGCGTGACTGCGTCCGCCGCCAGCTGGGTGAGCATGGGGCAGCCCCAGTGGCCACCGGAGCTGTGTGA